Proteins from one Apis cerana isolate GH-2021 linkage group LG11, AcerK_1.0, whole genome shotgun sequence genomic window:
- the LOC108002383 gene encoding cuticle protein 21-like produces MAFKFIVFAVFIAIANAGFIPTQPLTYASGVPLAYSAPLAAAPVAKAVVAAPVAKAVVAKAVDADYDPHPQYSYAYDVHDSLTGDAKSQQETRDGDVVQGSYSLIDADGTKRTVDYTADPVNGFNAVVRKEAAAVAVKAVAAAPVAAAPVAAAPVAVKTITAAPVAHALPLSYAASAPVISAPIAKLAPVAHTPLAYAAPVAKVAAPALAVAHAAPVAYSAHPAPLAYATHTAPLTYAAHAAPIAKLTTAPALSYAAPAHYF; encoded by the exons ATGGCCTTCAAG TTCATCGTCTTTGCTGTCTTTATAGCCATTGCCAATGCTGGATTCATCCCAACTCAACCTTTGACTTACGCCTCTGGTGTACCCTTAGCTTACTCTGCTCCACTAGCTGCTGCCCCAGTGGCTAAGGCAGTAGTCGCCGCTCCCGTGGCTAAGGCGGTAGTAGCCAAAGCAGTCGACGCCGACTATGATCCTCATCCTCAATACAGCTATGCCTACGACGTGCACGACAGTCTGACCGGTGACGCGAAAAGCCAACAGGAAACTCGCGACGGAGATGTCGTCCAGGGCAGCTATTCCCTCATCGATGCTGATGGAACCAAACGCACCGTCGACTACACCGCTGACCCAGTCAACGGATTCAACGCAGTCGTCCGCAAAGAAGCAGCCGCTGTTGCTGTGAAAGCCGTTGCCGCAGCTCCAGTCGCTGCAGCCCCGGTCGCTGCAGCACCGGTTGCCGTGAAAACCATCACTGCCGCCCCCGTCGCCCATGCTCTTCCTCTCAGCTATGCAGCATCCGCTCCAGTGATCAGTGCACCGATCGCCAAACTCGCCCCTGTAGCCCATACTCCTCTGGCATATGCTGCTCCAGTTGCTAAAGTTGCCGCCCCAGCACTCGCTGTTGCGCACGCCGCCCCAGTCGCCTATTCCGCGCACCCCGCCCCTCTTGCATACGCCACACACACAGCCCCTCTCACATACGCTGCACATGCAGCTCCTATTGCCAAGTTGACCACCGCCCCAGCCCTTAGCTATGCCGCACCCGCCCACTACTTCTAA